Proteins from one Gallus gallus isolate bGalGal1 chromosome 15, bGalGal1.mat.broiler.GRCg7b, whole genome shotgun sequence genomic window:
- the HPD gene encoding 4-hydroxyphenylpyruvate dioxygenase, producing the protein MTTYTDKGEKHQRGRFIHFHSITFWVGNAKQAASYYCNKLGFEELAYRGLETGSREVVSHVIKQDKIIFVLSSALNPGNEEMGEHMVKHGDGVKDVAFEVEDCDFIVQKAKERGAVVVKEPWVEEDKFGKVKFAVIQTYGDTTHTLVEKLNYKGLFLPGYHAPLFRDPLLPRLPSAKLSFVDHVVGNQPDLQMVPVADWYQKNLLFHRFWSVDDKQLHTEFSALRSIVVTNYEETIKMPINEPANGKRKSQIQEYIDYYGGAGVQHIALNTSDIISAITNLKQRGMQFMDVPSSYYQLLRERLKTAKIKVKESIDKLEELKILVDFDEKGYLLQIFTKPVQDRPTVFLEVIQRHNHQGFGAGNFKSLFEAIEIDQDARGNLTVLSPNGETERM; encoded by the exons ATG ACGACGTACACGGACAAAGGGGAAAAG CACCAGCGAGGCCGCTTCATCCACTTCCACTCCATCACCTTCTGGGTGGGCAATGCCAAACAG GCTGCCTCATACTACTGCAACAAGCTGGGATTCGAGGAGCTGGCGTACCGCGGGCTGGAGACCggcagcagggaggtggtgtcACACGTCATCAAGCAGGACAAG ATCATTTTCGTCCTCTCGTCGGCGCTCAATCCGGGCAATGAGG AGATGGGCGAGCATATGGTGAAGCACGGGGATGGTGTGAAGGACGTGGCCTTCGAGGTGGAGGACTGTGACTTCATCGTGCAG AAAGCCAAGGAGCGTGGAGCTGTGGTGGTGAAGGAGCCCTGGGTGGAGGAGGACAAGTTTGGGAAGGTGAAGTTCGCCGTCATCCAGACG TATGGCGACACAACGCACACCTTGGTGGAGAAGCTCAACTACAAAGGGCTCTTCCTGCCTGGGTACCATGCGCCCCTCTTCAGGGACCCACTGCTGCCCAGGCT GCCGAGTGCCAAGCTGAGCTTTGTGGACCACGTGGTGGGGAACCAGCCCGACCTCCAGATGGTGCCGGTGGCAGACTG GTACCAGAAGAACCTCCTTTTCCACCGCTTCTGGTCGGTGGATGACAAGCAGCTGCACACCGAGTTCAGCGCCCTGCGCTCCATCGTGGTCACCAACTACGAGGAGACCATCAAGATGCCCATCAATGAACCGGCGAACGGCAAGAGGAAATCCCAGATTCAG GAATACATCGATTACTACGGAGGGGCCGGAGTGCAGCACATCGCGCTCAACACCTCCGACATCATCTCGGCG ATCACCAACCTGAAGCAGCGCGGCATGCAGTTCATGGACGTGCCATCCAGCTACTACCAACTGCTGCGGGAGAGGCTGAAGACCGCCAAGATCAAAGTGAAGGAGAGCATTGACAAGCTGGAG GAACTGAAAATCCTGGTGGACTTTGATGAGAAGGGATACTTGCTCCAGATCTTCACCAAACCAGTTCAGGACAGACCCACGGTCTTCCTGGAGGTCATCCAGAGGCACAACCACCAG GGCTTTGGCGCCGGGAACTTCAAGTCCTTGTTTGAAGCCATTGAAATTGATCAGGATGCACGAGGCAACCTGACTGTCCTGAGCCCCAACGGAGAGACCGAGCGCATGTAG
- the PSMD9 gene encoding 26S proteasome non-ATPase regulatory subunit 9 isoform 2 (isoform 2 is encoded by transcript variant 2): protein MSEDGSGRAMTLGEVQQLVRRKDELEAQIRACYQLLEDQKGVGMDGPLVDAEGFPRADIDLYQVRAARHSIACLQNDHKALMKQVEEALHQLHAREKEKHARDEAEARAEAMSQSLPPAFAKVNAVTPESPASTSVDDEIVEFGSVNVHNFKSLQNIATVVQHSEGRPLSVTVIRNGKKVHLGLTPKRWAGKGLLGCNIIPLQR, encoded by the exons ATGTCGGAGGACGGGTCGGGCCGCGCCATGACGCTGGGCGAGGTGCAGCAGCTGGTGCGGCGTAAGGACGAGCTGGAGGCGCAGATCCGGGCCTGCTACCAGCTCCTGGAGGAC CAAAAGGGCGTGGGTATGGACGGGCCGCTGGTGGACGCCGAGGGCTTCCCCCGGGCCGACATCGATCTGTACCAAGTGCGCGCCGCGCGGCACAGCATCGCCT GTCTGCAGAACGACCACAAGGCTCTGATGAAGCAGGTGGAGGAGGCTCTTCACCAGCTGCACGCCCGGGAGAAGGAGAAGCACGCCAGGGATGAGGCAGAGGCACGGGCTGAGGCCATGAGCCAGAGCCTGCCACCTGCCTTTGCCAAAGTCAATGCTGTGACGCCGGAGTCTCCTGCCAGCACCTCG GTTGATGATGAGATTGTGGAGTTTGGTTCCGTCAATGTGCACAACTTCAAGAGCCTGCAGAACATTGCCACAGTAGTACAGCACAGTGAAGGA AGACCTCTGAGTGTGACTGTGATCCGCAACGGCAAGAAAGTGCACCTGGGGCTGACTCCAAAGCGCTGGGCTGGGAAGGGCCTCCTGGG ctgcaatatCATTCCCTTGCAAAGATGA
- the PSMD9 gene encoding 26S proteasome non-ATPase regulatory subunit 9 isoform 1 (isoform 1 is encoded by transcript variant 1), translating to MSEDGSGRAMTLGEVQQLVRRKDELEAQIRACYQLLEDQKGVGMDGPLVDAEGFPRADIDLYQVRAARHSIACLQNDHKALMKQVEEALHQLHAREKEKHARDEAEARAEAMSQSLPPAFAKVNAVTPESPASTSGLQVDDEIVEFGSVNVHNFKSLQNIATVVQHSEGRPLSVTVIRNGKKVHLGLTPKRWAGKGLLGCNIIPLQR from the exons ATGTCGGAGGACGGGTCGGGCCGCGCCATGACGCTGGGCGAGGTGCAGCAGCTGGTGCGGCGTAAGGACGAGCTGGAGGCGCAGATCCGGGCCTGCTACCAGCTCCTGGAGGAC CAAAAGGGCGTGGGTATGGACGGGCCGCTGGTGGACGCCGAGGGCTTCCCCCGGGCCGACATCGATCTGTACCAAGTGCGCGCCGCGCGGCACAGCATCGCCT GTCTGCAGAACGACCACAAGGCTCTGATGAAGCAGGTGGAGGAGGCTCTTCACCAGCTGCACGCCCGGGAGAAGGAGAAGCACGCCAGGGATGAGGCAGAGGCACGGGCTGAGGCCATGAGCCAGAGCCTGCCACCTGCCTTTGCCAAAGTCAATGCTGTGACGCCGGAGTCTCCTGCCAGCACCTCG GGCCTTCAGGTTGATGATGAGATTGTGGAGTTTGGTTCCGTCAATGTGCACAACTTCAAGAGCCTGCAGAACATTGCCACAGTAGTACAGCACAGTGAAGGA AGACCTCTGAGTGTGACTGTGATCCGCAACGGCAAGAAAGTGCACCTGGGGCTGACTCCAAAGCGCTGGGCTGGGAAGGGCCTCCTGGG ctgcaatatCATTCCCTTGCAAAGATGA